The proteins below come from a single Methanobrevibacter oralis genomic window:
- a CDS encoding helix-turn-helix domain-containing protein — MEKFNNKIKKHLELSEIAEMLKEYRKYYDVYRRLLVIHMVANGESIAKASKNINISRKTGETMGQTI; from the coding sequence ATGGAAAAATTTAATAATAAAATTAAGAAACATTTAGAGCTTTCTGAAATTGCAGAAATGTTGAAAGAGTACAGAAAATATTACGATGTTTATAGGCGTCTTTTAGTAATTCACATGGTTGCAAACGGTGAAAGTATTGCTAAAGCCTCAAAAAACATTAATATTTCAAGAAAAACCGGTGAAACGATGGGTCAAACAATATAA